From the Juglans microcarpa x Juglans regia isolate MS1-56 chromosome 7D, Jm3101_v1.0, whole genome shotgun sequence genome, the window TTTTACTGATTTGATTTCGAAGTGCAAATGGAAGATTTTCGATCTTCATGGTCTTTTGAAAAGTGGCTTGGCGTGCTCATGTGTTGTCTGTCAAAGTTGGTGTTGGTTTTTCTGTGGTCCcaatagaaaattatttatgtctCAAACTTAATTTTCTCTACTGCTTATCTTAAAAGATTTAAAGATTTCGAATTCTAGGGTTTACCCATCACTTGATTTGGTTGTGAATCTGTGTAATTTTGTGTAATTCTGGGTAGATGTCTTTCATAGTTTCATATGTAtaattttgtgtaagaatttgtaATGAGTAATCTGGTTGTAATCTGGTTGCTCCCATTTTATGCCATGACTTTGTTTGTGAATCTGTAATGtggttattataaatttatatcatccccaattttagttaatatttatgTGTTGTGTTTTTTGGACTGTTTTGTGGGGATGTTTTGATTGATAAACTTGAACATGTGTGTAAATCACTAAAACAACCCGAATTTGAGTTAATACTTGAATGaatatttacttatcaaaaaaattttgggCTCTGTGTTGAGTCTTCCATTTGAATATGGATAATAATCTATGTTGACTATGTTGTGCTAATATGGATAATAATCTATGTTGTCTGTGTTGTGCTTAACTGGAACTCATGTTCATTTGTTGTAGTAACAAGGTCACTTGGTACATCTGATTGGAAAATATTCTGAGCCATCCCGAATATGAAACCTAGTATGTTTGGTGTCtgaaaacagaacaaaaaaggTCGCATAAACTTGTAAGATTATAAGCAAAAGGTAGGATGTatacaattaaatatattagttttatatttgCTTAGTTTTAATTACTAGTTACTTATCATGCAAGATTAATGCATGCATTATTCATGGTAATAAGCTAGCaggttatatatttatatagatggAGGTTTTGATTTCTTGACCATCCAAAATAGTACTCATGTTTATGATTTTCCTGTACTGATATATCATGttagtccaaaaatattttccttactACTAatcttgtcattttttttttcaggcacAACTTGGAAGTTGGAATGACACTTGGAATGGAGCAGTTAGCAGATCCTGTAACAATGGGACTTGTAGTGGAGCAGTCAGCAGATCTTGTTACAATgggactttcttttttattttttttctaactttttgaagcatgttagtatgttacttgtttttatttagttgtattttttgttatgtttttagtaaaattgaagtaaaagtgaattatttagtttagattgtaattttaaaaaaaaaattgaaatttaaaagtccacataatgtaattaaaaaaaagtaggccaaatatgaagttaaaaaaagtcccaaaaaaaactcaaaaagggACTCCGCttcgacaagtcggagtcggagcggaagaTGTACATcttggagtcggagtcagaggtcAGATTTAGCCGctgacaaagtcggagtcggagttggaggtaAGGCATATTGACTCCGACTTGGTCAGTGCTCAGCCCTACTATATATAGAGcctaaaatatgttttttcttcaataattttCCTGAGGATTttagaatttgtttttgttaataattCATATAATAGATGAATTTCTAATTGACTCCTTGATGTTGTacatgattaaaagaaaatttttgtaaaatttaataaaaaatcccTTAGGTGATTTGCAAGACCTAGAGAAACATCAAGTTTCATTTTGATAGTTGGTTAATTGAGTAGAGGACTGAAATACAACagaaataattacttttttttttcttttgtttacaATTTGTTACAATAAGTGCATAGGATACGgatatgtttttaatatattatctTATAATCTTAAGtcttaatataatttcaaatttatgcTTTGACCCCTCCTGATAAGAAATCTAGGCAGCTCTTAAAATGCTATAATATTCCTGAGTTAGCCTCATAAAATGCCTTAACAACCTTGTTTTGTAAGTTGTAAAATGAAGCTGTGCATATCAAATAGTTTCCAAGCAATAGGACTAAAGAGAAACCCAATAAATCTGCATTTCATTGTAATACACATACAAACAGGGGAGGGAAGATATATAGAACTGAGGGGAAAATGCAACACTAAACAAGATTAGAGAAATTCATTGTCAGCCTTAAATTCAGTACGAGTTTCTTGCTGAAACTCATAAAATTACCACCTTTCAacaacaatatataaaaattacaaatattacaCCAATCTAAACCAAAACAGCCTCAAGGAAGACAGGATCGATCACAAAGTCACATCTTAGACTCTTAGTCCTCATCAACATATATAGTTTCTTGTGAAAACAGGCCGCCAAACACCCTCCTGacttctttcttctcctcaggCTGTTTGCCTTTTGGCTTAGGTTTCTCCTTTGGTTTCAAATCAGGAAGCTTGAATCTAGGCTGTTTAACAACAGCTTTCATGGCTGGCAAAGACCGAGCCTTGGCCTGTCCCCTAACAGTTGCAATCTGCACTTTCGGTTTCTCTTCAGGATTTTGAGTTACGTTTGTGAGCTGGGAACTAAACTTTTCCCAAGACAGCCCTGCCCCGAAGTCTTTTGCTTTGCTCAGAAGGGTTTCTACTGAAGCTCCAGCAGCTTCTGCCTTCCCTAGAGCTTCTTGGGCAAGAGTTGCAGCCCGAGCTTCTTGCTCAGATAGCTTCTTCACCTCTTGTTCGAGTTTCTTTGTTGCTTCAACTGCTTCTCGAGCTTTCTCAGCTGCTACCATTGCCTCTTCCTCTGCTTTGGCCTTTGCAAGCGATTCGGCATatgcttttcttcttccatcCTCAGGAATGGCACTAAATGCAATTCATTCAGCCCCCCAAAACAAAACTCGTATTGTTTATAGTACTATTTTTTAGACGTATTTGGAACTATTTTCCAGccaaaaattgttttaaaatttaccTGAAAAGCTCGTCTACACGCTTTGAGGGGGCTGATGGATCTGCAAAAACTTCCACAACCTATATAACCAAATGATCATAGTCTTAAATCAACATATCAATCAACAGAAATCTTCCCAATTCATTTACCAAACTtaatatgcaaaacaaaacaaaaaaaacaccaGCTTGATCGAAAATGTACCTTATTTTCAGCTACTGCTGTGTTAGAGAAAACGCCGGCTACAACAGATGCTATCTTCGACTTGGCTACCTAATTTAGATTTTCGGACATAGACAACAAAAGGAAGATATATTAATGTATAGAACCATACCAATAATTTTACTGCTCATGAAAAATTGGATGAAATTTACGATAAAACACAGATATTATCGCATACATTACATTACTTTGTAGTCGTTTGCACCAGCGCTTCGCTCGGCTGCCACCACAACGTTGTAGGAGCTCTCGGGCAAAAAGTCTTCGGTCAGACTCGTCTTTATGAACGTATAGCTGACGTCCGTCTCGATGACTTTTTGCAAAAACTCGGGCACGCTCAACGGCTGTGATCGCGAGAAGAGGTTGTTAAAGAAAGTGGAGATGCCATCCAGTACGTTGTATGTTGATGCACCCCCGGGGTTCTCGTCGTAGATAATAGCCACGTGGCTAACTCCAGCGAGCTGGGCTGCCTGGATTACTTGCAAGGCGTCCAACGTGGAGACTTCGGATGTGGGACCATTCTCGGCGGAGCCTATCGTGACGACGACCTTGCTAGCGTTTCCAATGGCCTTGGCTATCGATTCAGCATCTTGGAAGGTGGATTGGACGGCATTAAGGCGTTTCAAGTCTTCGTTTGATATGATCTATCAATTCATGGAATTGTTGAAGTTCAAACGTAtcatttcaagttttatatataagttattctATTCGCACGAGAATACCTCATACGCACATCATTGATACGATACCATACCATgagatttataagattaaaatttatatttttttataaattaaatcctacCACATTAGTAGATGAAATGTGTCCCCTAGGAATAAAATATCAgcttatcaataaaattcttttttacaTAATTAGCTTACATTTAGATTAAAttagaaaagagaaattatatttgttatcATAAAGTGCCCAaacatcatataatttttttaaaaaaaataaataaatatgaaaatttcataaaaaaaaattaattttttattgataaactcACGAATATGCAcaatgtaacattactcattaaaaaagaaaaaaaatatattcatcgtctatttttttatcattctataatatagtattaaatgatagatttataaataaaatataataaataattttctcttGTGCTaagaaaaattactaaaaaaatcgTACTTCCTCTACTTCTGACTCTGATGCCGCTTAAACAGTGCTATTTATAATCCCCAATATAGCAAAGTTAtgctaaagaaattaaataccTTGTATTTGGCAGCAAGACTAGCCAACTCTTGGGCAGAACCGAGCTCCGGCACACCAGCCCTGACATTAAAACCTTCGCGCAGCAAAGTCTGCGCAATGCGAATGCCAGCCTGCCCAGTAGCGCCGGCGACAAACACCGTGCCGGGATCCTTACGTCTTAGGTAACCAAATGACAAGGCCGAAGAAGGGTTACTCACAGCTGGGACCAAAGCCTTGACGTCCGGCACCTTCCCGAAGTTGAAAGAAAAAGGGCTGCTATTACCCGAACCATCCGGTTGAGTCTCTGCGGAGGACGCGGAGTCGTTACTCTTCCCAAAACGAAGTGTAGGGAAATTAGGACCAGACTGCTTGGAAAAAACTGTGAGCCTCGAGCGCGGCGTCGGGGTTAGAAGAAACGAATTGGCCGTGAGGGTTGGAGCCATCGATAAGAGAAAGAGAAGCCGAGGAAGCCCACCCTCTCCTCCAATTCAAGGGTCCAAATTCTATGTATTTTGTCGAAGCAGAGTCATGCCTATGGCTATGCCAAGCAAATTTGTTTGGTTGTGATATTATCTGGATTGGGGAGGCAAGGGAGGCATAGCAAATGGGATTTAGCCACGTAGTGAGGGTTTATCTACTCAGCCAAGCCTGACACCAAACGTTCTGGATGACACACAGAGACAGCAGAAAACGACATGGCCACAAAGGATTAGTACAGGGAGGGAGTAAGCACTAAGAGTTTGGGACGGACGTGCTTTGTAGGAGTTTATCCACCACGTTACCACAGAATTCAATACGCACGGCCCACGGAAGCCATTGCGAAATTCACGAATGGATGAATCAACGGCTCGCGACATACGgaccattcttttttttttttgaatcagaTTCCGAACAATTTGCCATGGGaccaatattttaaattctagaTGAAGTACTGAAATGAAATATCTTCTTGTCAGTGCATTCCATTATACCGTTTAaagattaactatatatattttattataatacgTTATTATCTAActctaaataataatttttattattttattaattttttttatttttctgttaagtctttgtt encodes:
- the LOC121239128 gene encoding protein PLASTID TRANSCRIPTIONALLY ACTIVE 16, chloroplastic — its product is MAPTLTANSFLLTPTPRSRLTVFSKQSGPNFPTLRFGKSNDSASSAETQPDGSGNSSPFSFNFGKVPDVKALVPAVSNPSSALSFGYLRRKDPGTVFVAGATGQAGIRIAQTLLREGFNVRAGVPELGSAQELASLAAKYKIISNEDLKRLNAVQSTFQDAESIAKAIGNASKVVVTIGSAENGPTSEVSTLDALQVIQAAQLAGVSHVAIIYDENPGGASTYNVLDGISTFFNNLFSRSQPLSVPEFLQKVIETDVSYTFIKTSLTEDFLPESSYNVVVAAERSAGANDYKVAKSKIASVVAGVFSNTAVAENKVVEVFADPSAPSKRVDELFSAIPEDGRRKAYAESLAKAKAEEEAMVAAEKAREAVEATKKLEQEVKKLSEQEARAATLAQEALGKAEAAGASVETLLSKAKDFGAGLSWEKFSSQLTNVTQNPEEKPKVQIATVRGQAKARSLPAMKAVVKQPRFKLPDLKPKEKPKPKGKQPEEKKEVRRVFGGLFSQETIYVDED